GCAGACCGGCGTGACGCAGGTGCTGACCATCCTGCTGGGCGCGATCGCCGGCATCTCGCTGGTCGTCGGCGGCATCGGCATCATGAACATCATGATCGTCTCCGTCACCGAGCGCACGCGCGAGATCGGCATCCGCAAGGCGATCGGCGCCAGGCGGTTCGACATCCTCTCGCAGTTCCTGGTCGAGTCGCTGGTCGTGAGTGTGCTGGGCGGGGCGCTGGGCATCGCGATCGGCATCGGCGCCTCGCGGCTGATCGACGGGCAGAAGCTGAACGGCCAGACGATCCAGACGCTGGTCTCGCTTGG
The genomic region above belongs to Dehalococcoidia bacterium and contains:
- a CDS encoding FtsX-like permease family protein, whose product is QTGVTQVLTILLGAIAGISLVVGGIGIMNIMIVSVTERTREIGIRKAIGARRFDILSQFLVESLVVSVLGGALGIAIGIGASRLIDGQKLNGQTIQTLVSLGSILLAASVSICIGLVFGVYPAYRASSLRPIEALRYE